The Paenibacillus dendritiformis region TCCTTAGCGTCATCGTGGTATTTGAAATGAATCTCTTTGCCGGAGCTGGCAATCGACTCATTTAACTCCTCCACCTTTTTTTGCAGATCCTGCTTATCTTCGATGCTCATATTTATGTAATCCAAGGTGGCTCCAGTTTGAGGAGAAGCTGACTCCCCGTGCATTTCCTTGTTAAGCACATTTTTCAAGGATTGAATGGTTGACCGATGAACCTGTAAGTCTAAACCCGCGGTGTCTGTACGATGAATGCTGCTCATCTTTACCCACCTCACTATTCCAACACGGCTATTTTTCCTTGCATTGAGGCTGCTTTACCATAATTCTCATTTTTTAAATTTCTTTAAAATCTCTATCATATTGATATCCTCTTTCTCGTTGGCTCCCTTAATGGTCTCGAAAGCGGAAGTATTCTCTTGTACAATGCTCTCATACAATTCCTTCCGCATAATTTGCACATTTTTCGGAGCAACAAAACCAAGCTTGACATACTCTCCCTCCACGCCAAGCACGCGAACTTCAATCTCGTCGCCGATCATGACCGTCTCGCCGATTTTTCGCTTCAGCACCAGCATCCTATTCTCCCCTTCCTTGAATAAAATGCCGGACGGGAAGATTAGAATCTGTGATGATATACTGGCAGCCCTTCTGTGTTATCGGCGAGAAGAGGACGGGAGCTCGTAAATTCACGCTAATCGCATCGTTAATGATATTAACGACAAGCATGGTTATCACTTCTTCAGGCGTTTGAACCCCTAGAGCTTCCACGGTATCTTGGTCGATAGGAAAGCTGTAGTTCTGAACATATTCCGCCGGAATTAAGATAAAGCTTCGTTCCTCGCCTACTGCATGGAGAATATAGAAAACAGAGTCGTCATATGGCATTAGAGCATATTGGGCAATCGCTTGAAACCCGATCATGCCTTTGACGAACTCGTAGATCTGATGAGGTTCAGGATGGAGATCTCCATAATTCGAACTATGGATCATAACATTTGATGCGACTGAGTCATTGGTTGATGTCATTCCCGAACAACACCTTTCGTTTGCACTTCAATTTCCGGCGGATAAACCCGAATATCGATGGCTACGCTTTGGGAAGGAAGCGCATAGAGCTGCACTTCCTTTTGTCCTTTTTGCATATAGCGCTCGAATGCGATCTGCCCGAAGGTCGTCTTCGACTTGGCAATATTGCCAAGCCGATCGCCTTCTTGCGCCTTCTGTTGCGTAGCCTGGACAGCCGCTTGTATCGCCTCGTTTTTCCGCTCGTTGGCCGCCACAGAAGGCCGCTGCAGCCCCAGTTCGTCCCATACCGGCTGCCAATCCGCATCCATCTCGACGGGACGCTGTCGAACCGTCAGTTCAGCCGGCTCATAACGGAAGGAATGTGATTGAATCTGCCTAGTGATTTCCGATATATTCATTGGGACTCAACCCTTCTCCGATTAACGAATAAAGTCAATTAGCGAGACCTGCATAATCCGCGCCCCGGTAGCCAGCGCTGCCTGCATAACATTTTCTTGCGTCTTCAAGGCGATAATCGAACCCGGCATATCGACATCGGCAACTTGCCCGCGTTCCGTCTTCAAGCTGACTTTATCATCCGCGAGACGGTTCTCCATCAACTCGAAGCGGTTCATGCGGGCTCCAATCTCAGCCCACTGCGTGTTGATGCGGTCGGAGGAGGCGTCGATCCGATCCAACCCATTTAATAGCACATCAATATCATTATTCTCTGCAGCCTTTATCATATCGTCCATCATTTGAAAGATATTATCATTATCTTTATCAATTGGTTTCGTCGTATCGACTGCCTTGCCAAATATCAATTCCCCCGTAATACTTACCGGAACGGTTACCGCTGGGCTTACATTCAACCGGTAAATCCCTTCATCCGTCGTCTCCGTCGCTGCTCCTGTGCTCGTATAAGGTGGAATATCGGTCTTTTGCCCGTTGAATAGATAACGGCCGTTATAGGAGCTGTTCCCGATCATGACAAGCTGCTCCTTGAGCTGCTTCAGTTCCGCAGCATTGGCTACACGGGCATCATCCGGCGTCGTCCCTGTCGATCCTTGCTGCACCAGCGTGCGCACCCGCTTCAGCACATCGCTTGTCTGCTGCATCAAGGAATCCATTGTCCGCAGCATTCCCGTTCCCATCTGCGCATTCGCGGTAAACTCATCATTGCGGTTCAGTTCGCTGTCATACCGCATCTGATAGCCGATGCCGACCGGATCATCGCCTGGGCGATGAATACGCTGACCGGAAGATAGTTTATTATTGAGATCAATCGCATTGCTGTTCATATATCGCATATTGCGAAGCAGCTGCGTATTCTGCATAGCACTCGTTACGCGCATCCTTGTTCCTCCTTTAATAACCTGACTGGCATTTATCTACCGTTAACGGCCAACGACACCCATCTGATTGATCACCCGATCCAGCATCTCATCCACCGTGGTCATGTTCCGAGCCGCCGCATTATACGCATGCTGGAAACGAATCATGTCCGCCATCTCTTCGTCCAACGACACGCCGCTCACCGATTGCCGGCGGAATTGCACGGAATCGACCATATCACTCTGCACCTTGACATTTCGTTCCGCGTTCGTTGCCCGTGTTCCCAAATCACCCATAATCGCACGGTAATAATCGTCTACGGAGCCAGTAGATAGCGACGTCATATCAGCCGGATAATTGAATGATTTGTCGCGAAGCGAGGCCAATGCATGCGCTATCACGCTGTTTCCTTTGACTGTAACGTTCTGCCCGTTGACAGTGTCATATCGGCCGGAAGCGGCAATATTGCTGACGTTATTCACGATATCGACATTGACCTGGATATTGCTGAGGGAGAATTCGCCGCCATCCGTCGTCGTGAAGAATGGAATGCCCGACTTGGCAGGGTCTGACAACGTATAACCCAGGCTGTGCAAGCCGTTAAATCCGTTCACTTGCACCGTTGCGGGTCCCTTCAAGATGGAGCCTGTCGGAATCGTGCCGCCTGCCGGGATTGTCGTCCCGTTCTCCAGTTCTACTGCGCTCTTGGCAATAAGCGGCGAAGCAGCCACATAGCCAGCTGCCAGCTCGACATCTACCGACCCGGTTACCATCGTTCTAACCATCGCATTCATCTGATTGCGCACCCGATCGACTTCAGCAAGCGATTGCGAGTAGCCATGAAGTTGTCCTGCCGTAGCGGCTGCATCCGCCGTAATCGGCGTCGACTCTCCATTCTCAACGACATTAATTCCGCCCGCTAGGATGGTTATATCTCCTCCCTCTCCATCGGTCACCTGCACATCAATGATGGTGGAGAGTTGGTCAATCAACAAGTCGCGCTGATCCCGGAAATCGTTGGCATTATCCCCCATGCCTTCCACGCGCTTAATCGTATCCGTCAAGCTTGCTATATTCGTAATGATATCGTTGGCTTCATTTACTTTGATGTTGATGCTGGATTGAATATCGTTCTCCAGCTTGGTCAGCGACTCATCGATATGCTTCAGCATATTGGTGAAGTTAGAGGCCGCACCGACCACTTCGACGCGCGCACTGAGCAGAGAGGGGTCGCGATTGAGGACTTCCCAGGAGTTCCAGAACTTATCCATGACGCTTCGCAAACCATTATCCGACGGTTCATTGAAAAAACCTTCAATCGAACGGATCGTATTATCGATAATACTCCACGAACCAAGCGTCTCGTTCTCTCTGCGGAATTGAAGATCGAGGAAGCTGTCGCGGATACGGGTAATGCTGTCGTACTGCACGCCAGTACCCAGCTGCCCCGGTGCTACGCTGTTATACATTCCCGGCATCGCCAACGGCCGGGTAGCAGAGGCATTCACCCGCTGCCGCGTATAACCGTCCGTGGAAGCATTGGCGATGTTATGTCCCAAAGTCTGCATCATTGTCGATTGGACGAACAAGGACCGCTTGCTCGTCTCCAGTCCGTGAAAGGTTGATCTCATCTTCGTTCGTTCCCTTCCTTCATTCGTCTATGCACGCGTATCCATCATGCCGGGTCTGCTATATTGAGGAGCAGCTTGCTCCGGACGGCGGTACAGCATGTCTTGATCGGAATAATCTATATGCAAATTAAGCTGATATTCGATAAAATGAATGGACTGCTGAATGAGCGTCTGGTTATGGTCATTGATGAACTTCAACTGTTCCAGGACCGTCCGGATACGTTCTTGGACGGCGAGCATCTCTTGCCGCTCATTAGCTTCGAAAATCAACTTTGTAATCTCGGTCACCGTAAGCTTCAACTGCGATTTAATCCCCTTCGACTGCAGGAACGACTGCACCGCCTCTTCCCGCTCCTGTTCCAGGGAAGCAAGCTGCTTCAAGCATTTCGATTCCTGTTGGGACAGCTTGACCAGGTTATCGATGTCATTCTGAATAATCACCTGAGTCTTGGCTTCCCCGATACGGACGAGCTCTGAATAGATATCCTCCATGCGGCTCAATAATTCCACAATTGGCGCTGCGCTCACATTCGTTCCTCCGCTCATTCAGTTTCTTTGCGAAACAGGGGAAGCAGCTTCTCCGCAATCTTGTCGGCAGCGACATGATACGTCCCTGTCTGTACGGCCTGCTTCAGTTCGGCAATGCGCTCCTGGCGGGCCGGATTGTTTACCCGGTTTTGCGCGTCCAGCATTTCCTTCGCTTCGGTCGATATCGTCAGTTCATCCTTGCGGGATGATTTCTGAGAGATTCTCTCGGCCGACTGCTGCTTCTGATAATATTGGATCGCTCCGACGCGCTGCGTTTCATTAATCTTCATCATTACACCTCGTTTCACACGGCAGACGGCCGTTCATCCGGCTCGCATCCCGTCCTCGTTCCAACTTGTTACCTTCTATTCTAAGGCATATCCGTATACATAGACAAAACCGATAACCTTTACTAAGATTATCGGTTCCGTGTCAAGGAAAATTTAGTTCTTGTCAAAAGAAGTTCATGCCGCGGGCTATTTGTCGCGGGACGGTTCAAAAGCCTGGTACGCCCTCGTTCCGGAAGCCGATTCACCCTTGTCCGGTTCCTTCGCAATGCCCGCTTCCTGTATTTGTCGAACCAGCCTGTTCCGGCATGACTCGCACATATGCCCTTCCCGAATAGGGTTGCCGCACACTTCACAATCATATGTCAAATTCGGAGCCTGGTATATTGAAATGCGTCCTTCACGGATGAACTGCGTAATCTGGCGCGGACTGACCTTCGTCTCTTCGCTTAGCTCATGCATCGTAGCATGCCTCTTCTCGCGCAAAAAGGCCACGCACCGTTCATACTCCTGTTCAATCTCCTTCAGACATGCAGGGCAGATGTCCCTGAATGCCTTGGCGAACAGCCTGCCGCAGCGCGGACAATTGCTCAATTCCATCTTCTCGCCCCCTTATATGCCGTTGTATTCATCATAACTTATTCATCGACAGAAAACGAGAGGATTTTTACTAAAAAATGCGTGTTCAAAAGGGGAGAATCCAGCACCACATGCCGTGATCAAATTAGCCTTTTGAACAACCTTTAACATTCAGGCTCTCGCCCACGTATAGCTGGCTATCTTCAACGGGATAGAGAAGGCGTCGTTCAGCCGTGAAAGCTGACGGGCACAAGCGCGGAGCGTGCTGCCTGTCGTATACACGTCATCAATGATGAGAATGCGGATATGCTCCCGCCGCTTGATCATTCCGACCGAAGCTGAGGATAGCGCACGGGCCGCCTCTGCCGGCGCATGCCTGTTCAACGCGAAAGCTTCGGCTGCACTCCGCTCCCGCCCCCTACGCTCCTGCTTGCTCTGCTTCTCCCCATCCTGCTTCCGGTCAAGCAAAGCCACGACCGGACGGCTCCAAGCCTGTCCCAGCAGACGGGCCAACCGTTCCGCCTGATTGAAGCCGCGCACCTGCAGCCGGGCAGCCGTCGACGGCACATAAGTGACGAGGTCGGGCAATACCTCTTCCAATGGAGTTCCCCACAACCACTTCCTCAGCTTGCGTACTGGTTGGAAAGCAACCCAATTGGGCACTGCTTCCTGATTCTCCGCAGAATAGACGGAACGGAACAGCATCGAGTAAGATGACAGCATCATAGCGGCCATGACCGACTCGTACCGGATATTTCCCCGGAACTTATATTCCGCCAGCCATTGCTTCATCGCTTCATTATACTGGACTACGCTCCGATTGGCGGCCAAGCCGTGAGAAGCTAACGGATCGCGCGTACAGTCGGGACAGCGAATGCCCCGGCCGCATGATATGCATCCGATCAATTGAATCCACGAAATATCTCTCAAGCATCTGCCGCACAGTTTAACAGTTAACGCTGTTTCTCTTATCTCCTTATAAAAGGCGTCCGCTGACGCACCCAGCGCCTGGCCGCATACATTACACAGAAGTGCCTGCGGCCGCAACAACCGCTGGAGCCTCCGCTCAAGCCAATGCCCCTGCGCTGCCGGTTCAGCCACTTCGCCATCTCCTTCCACTATAAGCGGGCAGCAAATAACCGCGCCGTCTCGCCAGCCGGTTCATCTCGCGAATCTGCCGCACCGCCCTGCGCTGTGCCCGATTCCATTGCCGGGAACCGAAGACGACCTTGCCCGCCGGATCATCCTTCGATCGGCCGGCCCGGCCCGCCATCTGGACAAGCGATGCTTCATCGAACAGCTTATCATCCGCATCGAGAATGTACACGTCGCTTTTCGGCACCGTGACGCCTCGCTCCAATATCGTCGTCGTAACCAGCATCCGAATGTCCCGCTCCCGGAAGCGGAGCACCCGATCTCCGCGCTGCGCATCCGCCGCGGAGGTCCCCTCCACCCGAATCTCCGGGAATTGCCGCTGCAGCAGCCGCACGACACCTTCCACCTGCCGGATGCGGGTGATGAAGATGAATACCTGCGCTCCCCGGCCGACCGATTCCGCCATACGGCGAAGCAGTGCTCCAGGGAGCGACCCGCGCGCAAGACACGACGCGACGGCCGGCATCGCGACCCGTGCCGGAACCGGCAGCGGATGCCGATGATACCGCACCGGCACCCGTGCATGCCGCAGCATCCCGCGCCGTACCTGACGCTGCATCGCTTCCGGCGGTGTGGCCGACAGAAACACAAAAACGCCCCCTCGGCGACAAACTCGCTCTGCCGCGCGATGGAGCATCGGATCATTATGATAAGGAAACGCATCCAGTTCATCAATAATAACGAGATCGAATGCCCGGTCGAACCGCAGCAATTGATGGGTCGTCGCCAGCGTAATTCTGCCCTCTCCCCAACGCTCGGGGCTTCCGCCATACAGCGTTACGACCCGTTCGTCCGGGAAAGCCTTCTCAATCCGCGGCTTCAGCTCCAGCACCACATCCCGCCGCGGCGTCGCCACCAGCGCCCGGCCGCCATGCAGGAGCGCATCCTCGATCAGCGGAAATATCATCTCCGTCTTCCCCGCGCCGGTCACGGCCCAGAGCAGGAATGTGCCCGTCACAGCTTGTCCCCAATCGAGAGAACGTCCGCCATCTATGTCCCGCCTCACCGAAGCGATATACCGCAGCGCATCCGTACTGGCGGCCTCTTGGGCCGGAGCCAGTCCCCATTTCGCGAGACGCGGTCCGAGATCTTCTTCTCGGGCCGCACTCCCGGACGCTGCCGCCGGCGGGCGGGAGGAAGATCCTGCTACGATCAGCGAGCAGGATCGGATGCGTCCCAGATTCAGACAATGCGTGCAAGTCCGGCATTCCATACTGCCGCAGGAAGCGCAGGCAGACACCGTCATCTCCTCCGTGCTGCCACAGCGGTTGCACCGGTACACGGCAGAAGCTGTTCGCCAACGGGACATCGCCTTGCTTGCCCAGCGCTTGCCCTCTTCCTCCACCGGCATAATGCCCGCTCGCACTTCCAGCCAGCCATGGAGACATCCCAACTGAATAAACGTGTGCCTGAGCGGAATCCAACCATGCCAATCCTTATCTTCCATAAGCGATACAAGCTCTTCGTCCGAGACGAGCCTGCCCTGCAGCGCTTCAGCCAGCTGCCATGCATCCGCTTGCAGCGACGCGCGGAGCACGCCACCCGCTTCAGGCAGTCGCTCAAGAGCGGGCGCCCGCCGGGTAACTTTCTCTTCGAGCCGATACACTGCCGCGCTTTCCGCTACCCGATACGCTTCCTGCCGTCCTTCCTTCACAGACTGCGCATTTGGCTCTGCATCCGGGGCTTCCAATATCATCACCGTGAACCATTCCTCCTCCCCATGACGATCGGAATCGGTGAACAGGTACAGCAGTTCCCGGTAGCTATGCAGCGCATCACGGTAGTACTTCGTCCATCCCCGCTTCCCCCATTGGTCCATCTCCTCGCACTCGACGAAGTCCTCCAGCATCGCCAACCCGATAAATATCGGCAGGGCAGGCTGAAGCACAACCAGCTTCATCCCTCTTCGCTTCCCTCCATCCTCCGACAGCCAATAGCCTGCATCCACACGCCAGTCCAACGTCATCCCCGTATGCCATCCGCTCTCCGTTCTTACGGCGTAAACTCTTACTTGCACCCGTTCCCTCTCCTTCCTTAATTCCACGGCGCCGTCATGTACTGTTGAAGTGGTCTCATCCTGGCAAGCATCAACAGACAACAAAAAAGCACACCCCACCCGTTATCACGGGATGGCATGTGCTTCATGCTCAACGCCTAAATTCAATGATTTACCTAGATTGTATACGATGAAGCGGCAATTGACAACCCTAATTTGGAAATACTTACAGCAGCTTGCTCTTCTTCGCCTTTTGCAAAAATTTATCGCTTGATTTATTAATCGTCTTTTTCAAGCCGACACCCAGCACGAACGCAATCCCGATATAGATGAGCAGGATTAACATATGCTTCGTGACGACAGGCCACAGGATTCCCCCGACCGCTTCCCTCATAATCGTGATGGCATGGGTGAACGGTAAAAATGGATGCAGCTTCTGGAAGAAGGCCGGTGTCATCTGAATCGGAAATGTCCCGCCGGAGCTCGCCAGCTGGAATACGAGTAGCACGATGGATAATGCTTTCCCGACATTCCCGAAGACGGACACAAGCGTGTATACAATCGTAACGAATATAATACTGATGTAAATCCCAAACAGGACAAACCAAAATTTATGAAGAACATAGGTTTTCAAAAGAAACATATCGCCCAACGTGACAATCGTCGCCTGCCCGACACCTAACGTGACAAACGTAAGCAGCCGGCCGAAATAAGCCTCATAGCTCTTGTACTCATGCTTATTCTCAATATCGACAATCAGCATCGAAATCAGGAGCAGTCCGCCGACCCATAGCGCCAGCGTGGTGAAGAACGGCGACATCGCCGAACCGTAGTTAGGGATCGGGAACAGTTCATGCTCATTCAGCAGCACAGGCTCCGCGAAGAAATCACTTTCTTGCTCCGCATCACCTGTCAGCAGCTTGATGACTTCATCCAAATCGCCCGTTTCTTCAAAAGAACGAATTTTGGCGGCAATATCCCTTACCTTTCTGCTAAGTTCCGGGAACTCTCCGTTCACTTTGTCTAATTCCGTCTCACCCAAGCGAACTTTGTCCTTCACCTCGTCCAAGGCCGATTCGATTTTCGGAATCGCCGCGAACAGTTCGTTTTCAATTTTTCGGACGAACTCCAATCCTTCTCTCGATTTTTCCATCGAACGGTGGAAAGCAGGGACGACATCCTTATCAATCGTCTCAACCGCATCATCGATGGAGGCAGCCGCATCCTTCGTCACGGAGCTAATCTGAGTAAGTGTATCCTTCGTTGGTTTATTCGCATCGCTGGCAAAATCGCTGGCCCGAATTAACGCATTCGATACATCTTCCATTCGGCTCTCTATGTTCCGAAGCTTCGTAATCACATCCTCAATCGCGCCGTCATCTACGGATCTTTTCATGTTTTCCGCAACATCGATTAACTTGCTTATCGCATGTTGGCCATCCTTCGTGCGCGCAGCCGCATTTCGAAGCTGATCTTCTACTTTATTAAAATCTTTGGCCAACAATTTATCCGTTAACTTTACGACGGATATGGCGGCATCCTGCAATTTGCCTGATTTTTCGCGTGCCTCGTTAATAAGCTTCTCGATATTGCTGCGGTTCGATTTGAATCCGGGAGCAATGACATTGTCATAGCTGTCAGCCAACTGGCCGGCCATAATCTCCGCTTTGTCCAAAAACTTCCCTATCAAACTGCTCACAAGCTCCGGCACATTGTTGTTTTCAAGTTCTTTATTGATTTTATCCAGCAGCTCTTGCAAGCTTCCCGCGTTCGTTTTCATGTTATTCAACATGTCAATGAGCCATTGATAATCTGTACCCGTTAATTTGGAGATCTCTTCTACTTTCTCAATCAGTTTATCGAGCGACCCCAAGCTGTTTTGGAGTTGGCTTGCTGCTTCGGATAGTGAGGCCGCAATCTCCTTCCATTTGTCGGCAATGGCGCTGCCATCTGCCTGCGCAAGCTGATCCTTCGCCTTTTTGATCAGGTCTTGCACATGGGTTAATTGCTCCCGGTATCGCTTGCCGGCCTGCTCCACATTATCCAGTGCCTTCGTCAGCGCGGGAACGATGCGATTATCCAAATCCGTTCGGAACTGTCCAATCAACTCATTGATTTTGATTGCCGTTCGCTGAATTTCCTTCAGCTTATCCACAGCAAGCTCTTTCTTGTCCGCAACGATGCGGCGAGCTTTCTCCAATTGGTTATTCAAATCTTCCAATTTGTTTTTCATATCATAGAGCGAGGAAATCATGTCATTCATGACCCCGCCAGCGGTAAGGGAATGATTGACGCCCTCTATTCTGGTGATAAGCTTCTGCAATGACCATATTCCCGCATTCACTTCATCGCTTTTTTTGCGCAGCTCCTGTTCCACGACGCGAAGATCAAGATTGGAATTAATCGCATCGGTCATCGCCGACATTTCGGACATCGTGTTTTGCAGGGCCTGAAGATCCTTTTTGACGACCGGAATGGTCTTCTCAAAGGTTTCATCTCCCTTATCCAGGAACCGTTCCACATCGGAATCAACCGCATCTTTTTTCTCTTTTTCGAAATCCTTGATTAAAGACAGGGCGGTTTCCGCTTTTTTGATAATGTCGTCCGCTTTTATTAAATCAACCTGACCTTTCCGAATCATGCTTTCAATTTCAGGAATATTCTCTTCCAGTTTGAAAAGATTATCCTTCATTTTCAAAATCGAAGGCTTGTTCCCTTCCAGTTCCACGCCAATCTCGTTGAAAATTTCAAAGATGGCGCCGTTTGCCTCTTTCACGAAATTGCTGCGGATCGTTGACGTTACCCCCGTCGCCCCGGCTGATGTCACCTTTGGCGCGATGGCATTTACTTTTTCATTGATATAATAATCCAATTCCGCCTTCTCGGGATGACTCGATATGACCGAGGTGATTTTCTCGGAGAAATCCTCCGGAATGACGATGGCCGCATAATAATCCCCGTGGTTGACACCTTCCATCGCATCCTCTTTATCCACGAACCGCCAGCCTAATTTATCGTTCTCCTTCAACGATTCGATGACCTTCCCGCCGACATCGATGGTTTTATCCTGGACTTCGGCGCCCTTATCCAAATTCACAACGGCCACGGCGACATCCTTCGTATTGGCGTACGGATCCCAGGACGGAAGAATATTGAACCAGGCATATAAGGAAGGCAGAATAACTACCGCTAAAATGACAATGATTGCAGCCGGATTTTTAATAATGTTGCGAAGGTCTGTTATGTAAATTTTCAGTATATTCATCGTTCACCATACCCTGTCTTAAGCTGTTAATGTAATAAATCATTTGCTAGATAAATATTTCGCCACTTTACAAAAAGTCTCTTAGATGCCGTCATAAAGCCAATTGCCAGCGTGAATTCATTACTCTTTTCTCACTATCAGAACCCCAGAACTAATTTGGATATTTAGTCAGACGTTCTAGCTATTATACTTGTAATAGTAGCAAACTGCAAGGAACCGCCTCTAAAAATGTATTCTTCTATCCGAATACCGCTGTCTTATCACTCTCATAGAACAGAAAAAGATGCCTCCATGTACGCAAGCCTGCGGCAACAGGCTCACAGAAGCATCCTCCACAATATGGCCTTCATAGTAAACAACACAACTAAGTATACTACAAAACATATCCATTTTATAGTAATCAAAATATTTGATGAATGAAAAAATGACCCGGACTGGATTCGAACGCCAGCAAAGTGAAGTCAATTCAACACATTGCCTCTATCCGGGCCCAATTCTTCCTGATTGTACCGAACCATTTGCAGTACACGACTTGCTTAGATAGCGCTTCCAGACATAAAAGGGACCTTGCGCAGGTCCTCCGCCCGATTCAAGCGGACCACGACAAAAGCTGCTCCGGCCGGCTGGTTCGACTCCAGCTCATCCAATACCCGCTCCACTTCCTCAGGCGATACGACATCCGCATTCCAGCTTATTCCCGCTCCCCGGACCGCACGCTCTGCGATTGCCAGCGTTGCATCCGTCGATTTGCAGTCCAGCAGTGTCATATGCAGCTGACGCCCTCTTAACCAAGTATAGAAACCAAAGGCCCGTACCATCCATTCGATGTGGCGTTCATCATTCTCGCTGACGATGACAACATGCATCCACGGCGCAGGACGAGAGCCCCGCACCAGCTTCTGCCACCCATGCGCGAGATGAACGGCCGCCACCGCTATCCCATAGCACCCGATAATCCAACAT contains the following coding sequences:
- the fliW gene encoding flagellar assembly protein FliW encodes the protein MTSTNDSVASNVMIHSSNYGDLHPEPHQIYEFVKGMIGFQAIAQYALMPYDDSVFYILHAVGEERSFILIPAEYVQNYSFPIDQDTVEALGVQTPEEVITMLVVNIINDAISVNLRAPVLFSPITQKGCQYIITDSNLPVRHFIQGRGE
- the flgK gene encoding flagellar hook-associated protein FlgK, which gives rise to MRSTFHGLETSKRSLFVQSTMMQTLGHNIANASTDGYTRQRVNASATRPLAMPGMYNSVAPGQLGTGVQYDSITRIRDSFLDLQFRRENETLGSWSIIDNTIRSIEGFFNEPSDNGLRSVMDKFWNSWEVLNRDPSLLSARVEVVGAASNFTNMLKHIDESLTKLENDIQSSINIKVNEANDIITNIASLTDTIKRVEGMGDNANDFRDQRDLLIDQLSTIIDVQVTDGEGGDITILAGGINVVENGESTPITADAAATAGQLHGYSQSLAEVDRVRNQMNAMVRTMVTGSVDVELAAGYVAASPLIAKSAVELENGTTIPAGGTIPTGSILKGPATVQVNGFNGLHSLGYTLSDPAKSGIPFFTTTDGGEFSLSNIQVNVDIVNNVSNIAASGRYDTVNGQNVTVKGNSVIAHALASLRDKSFNYPADMTSLSTGSVDDYYRAIMGDLGTRATNAERNVKVQSDMVDSVQFRRQSVSGVSLDEEMADMIRFQHAYNAAARNMTTVDEMLDRVINQMGVVGR
- a CDS encoding flagellar protein FlaG, which produces MSSIHRTDTAGLDLQVHRSTIQSLKNVLNKEMHGESASPQTGATLDYINMSIEDKQDLQKKVEELNESIASSGKEIHFKYHDDAKELYVEVIDKKTKEVIASLPPEFLIDLSVKMKELIGLFLDKKV
- the csrA gene encoding carbon storage regulator CsrA, encoding MLVLKRKIGETVMIGDEIEVRVLGVEGEYVKLGFVAPKNVQIMRKELYESIVQENTSAFETIKGANEKEDINMIEILKKFKK
- the flgM gene encoding flagellar biosynthesis anti-sigma factor FlgM, encoding MKINETQRVGAIQYYQKQQSAERISQKSSRKDELTISTEAKEMLDAQNRVNNPARQERIAELKQAVQTGTYHVAADKIAEKLLPLFRKETE
- a CDS encoding DEAD/DEAH box helicase; translated protein: MQVRVYAVRTESGWHTGMTLDWRVDAGYWLSEDGGKRRGMKLVVLQPALPIFIGLAMLEDFVECEEMDQWGKRGWTKYYRDALHSYRELLYLFTDSDRHGEEEWFTVMILEAPDAEPNAQSVKEGRQEAYRVAESAAVYRLEEKVTRRAPALERLPEAGGVLRASLQADAWQLAEALQGRLVSDEELVSLMEDKDWHGWIPLRHTFIQLGCLHGWLEVRAGIMPVEEEGKRWASKAMSRWRTASAVYRCNRCGSTEEMTVSACASCGSMECRTCTHCLNLGRIRSCSLIVAGSSSRPPAAASGSAAREEDLGPRLAKWGLAPAQEAASTDALRYIASVRRDIDGGRSLDWGQAVTGTFLLWAVTGAGKTEMIFPLIEDALLHGGRALVATPRRDVVLELKPRIEKAFPDERVVTLYGGSPERWGEGRITLATTHQLLRFDRAFDLVIIDELDAFPYHNDPMLHRAAERVCRRGGVFVFLSATPPEAMQRQVRRGMLRHARVPVRYHRHPLPVPARVAMPAVASCLARGSLPGALLRRMAESVGRGAQVFIFITRIRQVEGVVRLLQRQFPEIRVEGTSAADAQRGDRVLRFRERDIRMLVTTTILERGVTVPKSDVYILDADDKLFDEASLVQMAGRAGRSKDDPAGKVVFGSRQWNRAQRRAVRQIREMNRLARRRGYLLPAYSGRRWRSG
- a CDS encoding DUF6470 family protein; this translates as MNISEITRQIQSHSFRYEPAELTVRQRPVEMDADWQPVWDELGLQRPSVAANERKNEAIQAAVQATQQKAQEGDRLGNIAKSKTTFGQIAFERYMQKGQKEVQLYALPSQSVAIDIRVYPPEIEVQTKGVVRE
- the flgL gene encoding flagellar hook-associated protein FlgL, encoding MRVTSAMQNTQLLRNMRYMNSNAIDLNNKLSSGQRIHRPGDDPVGIGYQMRYDSELNRNDEFTANAQMGTGMLRTMDSLMQQTSDVLKRVRTLVQQGSTGTTPDDARVANAAELKQLKEQLVMIGNSSYNGRYLFNGQKTDIPPYTSTGAATETTDEGIYRLNVSPAVTVPVSITGELIFGKAVDTTKPIDKDNDNIFQMMDDMIKAAENNDIDVLLNGLDRIDASSDRINTQWAEIGARMNRFELMENRLADDKVSLKTERGQVADVDMPGSIIALKTQENVMQAALATGARIMQVSLIDFIR
- a CDS encoding ComF family protein, with product MRDISWIQLIGCISCGRGIRCPDCTRDPLASHGLAANRSVVQYNEAMKQWLAEYKFRGNIRYESVMAAMMLSSYSMLFRSVYSAENQEAVPNWVAFQPVRKLRKWLWGTPLEEVLPDLVTYVPSTAARLQVRGFNQAERLARLLGQAWSRPVVALLDRKQDGEKQSKQERRGRERSAAEAFALNRHAPAEAARALSSASVGMIKRREHIRILIIDDVYTTGSTLRACARQLSRLNDAFSIPLKIASYTWARA
- a CDS encoding flagellar protein FlgN, which encodes MSAAPIVELLSRMEDIYSELVRIGEAKTQVIIQNDIDNLVKLSQQESKCLKQLASLEQEREEAVQSFLQSKGIKSQLKLTVTEITKLIFEANERQEMLAVQERIRTVLEQLKFINDHNQTLIQQSIHFIEYQLNLHIDYSDQDMLYRRPEQAAPQYSRPGMMDTRA
- a CDS encoding TIGR03826 family flagellar region protein: MELSNCPRCGRLFAKAFRDICPACLKEIEQEYERCVAFLREKRHATMHELSEETKVSPRQITQFIREGRISIYQAPNLTYDCEVCGNPIREGHMCESCRNRLVRQIQEAGIAKEPDKGESASGTRAYQAFEPSRDK